A portion of the Streptomyces sp. NBC_01335 genome contains these proteins:
- a CDS encoding ROK family transcriptional regulator has translation METPGSQTSLHRANLERVVRAVRMAGSLTQAEIARSTGLSAATVSNIVRELKDGGTVEVTPTSAGGRRARSVSLSGDAGVVIGVDFGHTHLRVAIGNLAHQVLAEESEPMDVDASSAEGFGRAEALVNRLVRTTGIGQDKIIGVGLGVPGPIDVESGTLGSTSILPGWTGINPSAELAARLGVPVYVDNDANLGALGELVWGSGRGVRDLAYIKVASGVGAGLVINGTIYRGPGGTAGEIGHITLDEAGPVCRCGNRGCLETFAAARYVLPLLRPSHGADLTMDRVVQLAREGDPGCRRVIADVGRHIGSGVANLCNLLNPSRVVLGGSLAEAGELVLGPIRDSVARYSIPSAARQLSVLPGALGGRAEVLGALALVLSEMGDSTLLEATLSPGTPAFT, from the coding sequence ATGGAGACTCCGGGGTCGCAGACATCTCTGCATCGGGCCAATCTCGAGCGGGTCGTACGTGCCGTGCGCATGGCGGGGTCACTCACCCAGGCGGAAATCGCCAGGAGCACCGGCCTCTCCGCGGCCACCGTCTCCAACATCGTGCGCGAGCTGAAGGACGGCGGCACCGTCGAGGTGACCCCCACCTCGGCGGGGGGCCGCAGGGCCAGGAGCGTCTCGCTCAGCGGTGACGCGGGTGTCGTGATCGGGGTGGACTTCGGCCATACGCACCTCCGGGTGGCGATCGGCAACCTGGCCCACCAGGTCCTCGCCGAGGAGTCCGAACCGATGGACGTGGACGCCTCCTCCGCGGAGGGGTTCGGGCGGGCGGAAGCCCTGGTCAACCGGCTGGTCAGGACCACCGGGATCGGGCAGGACAAGATCATCGGGGTGGGGCTAGGAGTGCCCGGCCCGATCGACGTCGAGTCGGGCACCCTCGGCTCCACGTCGATCCTGCCGGGATGGACGGGCATCAATCCCAGCGCGGAGCTCGCCGCCCGCCTCGGTGTGCCCGTCTACGTCGACAACGACGCCAATCTGGGGGCCCTGGGGGAGCTGGTCTGGGGGAGCGGGCGCGGAGTCCGGGACCTCGCGTACATCAAGGTCGCCAGCGGGGTGGGGGCCGGCCTGGTGATCAACGGGACGATCTACCGCGGCCCCGGGGGGACCGCCGGGGAGATCGGCCACATCACCCTCGACGAGGCCGGTCCCGTCTGCCGCTGCGGCAACCGCGGATGCCTGGAGACCTTCGCCGCCGCCCGGTACGTCCTGCCGCTCCTGCGGCCCAGCCACGGGGCGGACCTGACCATGGACCGGGTCGTGCAGCTGGCCCGCGAGGGCGACCCGGGGTGCCGCCGGGTGATCGCCGACGTCGGCCGGCACATCGGCAGCGGCGTGGCGAACCTGTGCAACCTCCTCAACCCCAGCCGGGTCGTACTCGGCGGATCGCTCGCGGAGGCAGGGGAGTTGGTCCTCGGGCCCATCCGCGACTCCGTCGCGCGCTACTCCATCCCGAGCGCGGCGCGACAGCTCTCGGTGCTTCCCGGGGCGCTCGGCGGCCGGGCCGAGGTGCTCGGCGCGCTGGCCCTCGTGCTGAGCGAGATGGGCGATTCGACCCTGTTGGAGGCCACTCTCTCGCCGGGCACTCCTGCCTTCACTTAG
- a CDS encoding carbohydrate ABC transporter permease, which translates to MQHGKYRFIVGFLIAPMALYVIFVVWPFIQSIYYSFTDWTGLSPDFEMVGFDNYTKMFKDDVFWKSLEHSVLLAILLPLVTLGLALFFAFMLNVGGRRRKGAVISGVRGSGFYKIAYFFPQVLSIAIVAILFQFAFDPAQGMINGSLKAFGFDHLPNWLGDPKLALWCIMAVLVWCTTGFFVVLFSAGMASIPKDFYEAALLDGASRFTTFFRITLPLLWDTVQSGWVYMGILALGAEGFAVVNIMSVGPGGPDYSTTVLPLYVYQAAFRDGQAGYATTIGVALLLVTLAFAAVVMKLGRRERLEY; encoded by the coding sequence ATGCAGCACGGTAAATACCGGTTCATAGTCGGGTTTTTGATCGCCCCGATGGCGTTGTACGTCATCTTCGTCGTCTGGCCCTTCATCCAGTCCATCTACTACTCGTTCACGGACTGGACGGGGCTGAGCCCCGACTTCGAGATGGTCGGCTTCGACAACTACACCAAGATGTTCAAGGACGACGTCTTCTGGAAATCGCTGGAGCACAGTGTGCTGCTGGCGATCCTGCTGCCGCTGGTGACGCTGGGGCTCGCCCTCTTCTTCGCCTTCATGCTCAATGTGGGCGGCCGGCGCCGAAAGGGCGCGGTCATCTCGGGCGTGCGCGGATCGGGTTTTTACAAGATCGCCTACTTCTTCCCGCAGGTCCTCTCCATCGCGATCGTGGCGATCCTCTTCCAGTTCGCCTTCGATCCCGCCCAGGGCATGATCAACGGCTCGCTGAAAGCGTTCGGATTCGATCACCTGCCGAACTGGCTCGGCGATCCGAAGCTCGCGCTCTGGTGCATCATGGCGGTCCTCGTCTGGTGCACGACCGGGTTCTTCGTGGTCCTCTTCTCGGCGGGCATGGCGTCCATCCCGAAGGACTTCTACGAGGCGGCCCTGCTGGACGGGGCGAGCAGGTTCACCACGTTCTTCCGGATCACGCTCCCGCTGCTCTGGGACACCGTGCAGTCCGGCTGGGTCTACATGGGGATCCTCGCGCTGGGCGCCGAGGGCTTCGCGGTGGTGAACATCATGAGCGTCGGGCCCGGCGGACCCGACTACTCGACCACCGTCCTGCCGCTGTACGTCTACCAGGCGGCGTTCCGCGACGGACAGGCCGGATACGCGACCACGATCGGCGTCGCCCTGCTCCTCGTGACCCTGGCGTTCGCCGCCGTCGTCATGAAGCTGGGCCGGCGCGAGCGGCTGGAGTACTGA
- a CDS encoding histidine phosphatase family protein, whose amino-acid sequence MGELILIRHGETEWSRNGRHTSYTDLPLTEFGETQARALAPLLADRHIGLSLVSPSVRARRTAELAGLTSPRIIPELREWDYGGYEGITTVDIHRTRPLWNLWTDGVEAGPTAHPGESPAQIGERADKVLAGVRATAEGLASDEDIVLVAHSHFLRVLTARYLDLPPAGGNLFQLATGAISRLGTEHGQPVITAWNLALPESLVREVRRER is encoded by the coding sequence ATGGGCGAGTTGATCCTGATCCGGCACGGCGAGACCGAATGGTCCCGGAACGGCCGGCACACCAGCTACACCGATCTGCCGCTCACCGAGTTCGGCGAGACCCAGGCCCGCGCGCTCGCCCCGCTCCTCGCGGACCGCCACATCGGGCTCAGCCTCGTCAGCCCCTCGGTCCGGGCCCGCCGCACCGCCGAACTGGCCGGGCTCACCTCGCCCCGCATCATCCCCGAGCTGCGCGAATGGGACTACGGCGGCTACGAGGGCATCACCACCGTCGACATCCACCGCACCCGCCCCCTCTGGAACCTCTGGACCGACGGGGTCGAGGCCGGCCCCACCGCGCACCCCGGTGAGAGCCCGGCCCAGATCGGCGAGCGGGCCGACAAGGTGCTCGCCGGGGTACGCGCGACGGCCGAGGGCCTCGCGAGCGACGAGGACATCGTGCTCGTCGCCCACTCCCACTTCCTGCGCGTGCTCACCGCCCGCTATCTGGACCTGCCCCCCGCCGGCGGCAACCTCTTCCAGCTGGCCACCGGGGCGATCTCCCGGCTGGGCACCGAGCACGGGCAGCCCGTGATCACCGCCTGGAACCTGGCCCTGCCCGAGAGCCTCGTCCGCGAGGTCCGCCGGGAGCGCTGA
- a CDS encoding sugar ABC transporter permease has translation MTTDKTSTAAAEKPVVNQEAAAGAATAVDPRLLVREQGLGGYFGEFKRKIGAGDLGSLPVILGLVIICIVFQSMNSEFLSAKNITDISVTMVATGMMAVGIIFVLLLGEIDLSVGSVSGVSGALIAVLTITHGMNEWLAILIAIVSGAVIGAIHGFFFAKIGAPAFAVTLAGLLFWLGFMLNLLGDTGTINLDSEGVVGQMTTYYFTDVAAAYGLAAVGVVIFFLSAFFDSRRREAAGVPARPLADIIVRTVVLAVFAFAAAFMFNQDRGLPLAFVLFIAVLVITDFVLRRTAYGRKIFALGGSVEASRRAGINVTAIRVSVFAIAGTFAAIGGLFWASKIASANQSAGTGDLLMNVIAAAVIGGTSLFGGRGRTWNALLGVMVIVSIQYGLNLEGIATPVQYMITGAVLLATVCIDSVTRKTQKTAGRA, from the coding sequence GTGACCACGGACAAGACCTCCACCGCCGCGGCGGAGAAGCCGGTCGTCAACCAGGAGGCCGCCGCAGGCGCCGCCACCGCGGTCGACCCCCGGCTGCTCGTGCGCGAGCAGGGCCTCGGCGGCTACTTCGGTGAGTTCAAGCGCAAGATCGGTGCCGGTGACCTGGGCTCGCTCCCGGTGATCCTCGGTCTGGTCATCATCTGCATCGTCTTCCAGAGCATGAACTCCGAGTTCCTCTCCGCGAAGAACATCACCGACATCTCCGTCACGATGGTCGCCACCGGCATGATGGCCGTCGGCATCATCTTCGTGCTGCTGCTCGGTGAGATCGACCTCTCGGTCGGCTCGGTCAGTGGTGTCTCGGGCGCCCTCATAGCGGTGCTCACCATCACGCACGGCATGAACGAATGGCTCGCCATCCTCATCGCCATCGTCAGCGGTGCGGTGATCGGCGCGATCCACGGTTTCTTCTTCGCCAAGATCGGCGCCCCGGCCTTCGCGGTCACCCTGGCCGGCCTGCTGTTCTGGCTCGGCTTCATGCTCAACCTGCTCGGTGACACGGGCACCATCAACCTGGACAGCGAAGGCGTCGTCGGCCAGATGACGACGTACTACTTCACCGATGTCGCCGCGGCCTACGGTCTCGCCGCCGTCGGCGTGGTGATCTTCTTCCTGTCGGCCTTCTTCGACAGCCGTCGCCGCGAGGCGGCCGGCGTCCCGGCCCGTCCGCTCGCCGACATCATCGTGCGCACGGTCGTCCTGGCGGTCTTCGCCTTCGCCGCCGCGTTCATGTTCAACCAGGACCGCGGTCTGCCCCTGGCGTTCGTCCTCTTCATCGCCGTCCTGGTCATCACGGACTTCGTGCTGCGCCGCACGGCGTACGGCCGGAAGATCTTCGCCCTCGGTGGCAGCGTCGAGGCCTCCCGCCGTGCCGGTATCAACGTCACCGCGATCCGCGTCTCGGTGTTCGCCATCGCCGGTACGTTCGCGGCCATCGGCGGCCTGTTCTGGGCCTCGAAGATCGCGTCCGCCAACCAGAGCGCCGGTACCGGCGACCTGCTGATGAACGTCATCGCGGCGGCCGTCATCGGTGGCACCAGCCTCTTCGGTGGCCGGGGCCGCACCTGGAACGCCCTCCTCGGCGTGATGGTGATCGTCTCCATCCAGTACGGCCTGAACCTCGAAGGCATCGCCACCCCGGTCCAGTACATGATCACGGGTGCCGTCCTCCTGGCGACGGTCTGCATCGACTCCGTCACCCGGAAGACCCAGAAGACGGCGGGCCGCGCCTGA
- a CDS encoding ATP-binding cassette domain-containing protein: MVHVSATPVLALRGISKRFGAVQVLTEVDLEVHAGEVVALVGDNGAGKSTLVKTIAGVHPIDDGVIEWQGKPVHINRPQDSQGLGIATVYQDLALCDNLDVVGNLYLGRELRRFGILDEVEMERRSRELLSTLSIRIPSVRIPIASLSGGQRQTVAIARSMLGEPKLVILDEPTAALGVEQTAQVLDLVERLRERGLAVILISHNMADVKAVADKVAVLRLGHNNGVFDVKTTSHEEIISAITGATDNAVTRRAARTAEVSK; the protein is encoded by the coding sequence ATGGTTCACGTGTCCGCTACGCCCGTGTTGGCGTTGCGAGGGATCTCCAAGCGATTCGGTGCCGTACAGGTACTCACCGAAGTCGACCTCGAGGTCCACGCCGGAGAGGTTGTCGCCCTGGTCGGCGACAACGGAGCCGGTAAATCAACGCTGGTCAAGACCATTGCCGGTGTCCACCCCATCGATGACGGCGTCATCGAGTGGCAGGGCAAGCCGGTCCACATCAACCGCCCCCAGGACTCCCAGGGTCTGGGCATCGCGACGGTCTACCAGGACCTCGCGCTGTGCGACAACCTCGATGTCGTGGGCAACCTCTACCTCGGCCGGGAGCTGCGCCGCTTCGGCATCCTCGACGAGGTGGAGATGGAGCGCCGCTCCCGCGAGCTGCTCTCCACCCTCTCCATCCGCATCCCCAGCGTCCGCATCCCGATCGCCTCGCTCTCCGGCGGTCAGCGCCAGACGGTGGCCATCGCGCGTTCGATGCTCGGTGAGCCGAAGCTGGTCATCCTCGACGAGCCGACGGCCGCCCTCGGCGTCGAGCAGACCGCCCAGGTCCTCGACCTGGTCGAGAGGCTGCGCGAGCGCGGTCTCGCGGTCATCCTCATCAGCCACAACATGGCCGACGTCAAGGCGGTGGCCGACAAGGTCGCCGTGCTGCGTCTCGGCCACAACAACGGCGTCTTCGACGTGAAGACCACCTCGCACGAAGAGATCATCTCTGCCATCACGGGTGCCACGGACAACGCCGTGACCCGTCGTGCGGCGCGCACCGCGGAGGTTTCGAAGTGA
- the ngcE gene encoding N-acetylglucosamine/diacetylchitobiose ABC transporter substrate-binding protein, producing MGSTSAHNNEGLGRRDLIKRSAALGVITVPTMSFLASCASGDSGSDEKVEKGTKSAENPLAVNESAPLELVIFDGGFGTKYAEDAKAVYAKTYPKAKVTFSKTQKIQSVLQPRFNGGTPPDLIDNSGAQQMDMGVLVGKKQLADLTPLLDAPSIDDPSKTVRDTLRPGIVEMGQFDGDPVWIMYYAYTVYGVWYSQTALDKLDATYPENWDDMLALCAKAKKKGIAGWTYAGKYPYYLPFSLYPFIAKIGGSEVLDAIDNLEPKAWEHPAVKAAFEAYYELYKKGYVLEGTPGLDHRGSQGAWANGKALFIPNGSWVENEEAAIIPKDFKLSVGAPSSLDASDKMPFGTIWASGGEPFIVPANAKNAEGGMEQLRIMLSEASSKSFTTSTKSLSAYNGGTDGIELSDGLKSGVAALEKAGTNVVNPRLQDWYVKLQKEQIGVSGLGEMMAGRATPAEAIKKIQGYADAAAKDQSIKHFKHQ from the coding sequence ATGGGATCGACCTCCGCCCACAACAATGAGGGTCTCGGCCGTCGCGATCTGATCAAGCGGTCCGCCGCTCTCGGCGTGATCACCGTTCCCACGATGAGCTTCCTGGCGTCCTGTGCCAGCGGCGACAGCGGCTCCGACGAGAAGGTCGAGAAGGGCACCAAGTCGGCGGAGAACCCGCTGGCCGTCAACGAGAGCGCACCGCTCGAACTGGTCATCTTCGACGGCGGGTTCGGCACCAAGTACGCCGAGGACGCCAAGGCGGTCTACGCGAAGACGTACCCCAAGGCCAAGGTCACGTTCTCCAAGACGCAGAAGATCCAGTCGGTTCTCCAGCCGCGCTTCAACGGCGGCACCCCGCCGGACCTGATCGACAACTCCGGTGCCCAGCAGATGGACATGGGCGTCCTGGTCGGCAAGAAGCAGCTCGCGGACCTGACTCCGCTGCTCGACGCCCCGTCCATCGACGACCCGAGCAAGACGGTGCGCGACACCCTGCGCCCGGGAATCGTCGAGATGGGCCAGTTCGACGGCGACCCGGTCTGGATCATGTACTACGCCTACACGGTGTACGGCGTCTGGTACTCGCAGACCGCCCTGGACAAGCTCGACGCGACGTACCCGGAGAACTGGGACGACATGCTCGCGCTCTGCGCGAAGGCGAAGAAGAAGGGCATCGCCGGCTGGACCTACGCCGGTAAGTACCCCTACTACCTGCCGTTCTCGCTCTACCCCTTCATCGCCAAGATCGGCGGTTCGGAGGTGCTCGACGCGATCGACAACCTGGAGCCGAAGGCGTGGGAACACCCCGCCGTCAAGGCCGCGTTCGAGGCGTACTACGAGCTCTACAAGAAGGGCTACGTCCTGGAGGGCACCCCGGGTCTCGACCACCGGGGCTCGCAGGGCGCGTGGGCCAACGGCAAGGCGCTCTTCATCCCCAACGGCTCCTGGGTGGAGAACGAGGAAGCCGCCATCATCCCCAAGGACTTCAAGCTGTCCGTGGGCGCTCCCTCCAGCCTCGACGCCTCGGACAAGATGCCGTTCGGCACCATCTGGGCGTCCGGCGGTGAGCCCTTCATCGTCCCGGCCAACGCGAAGAACGCCGAAGGCGGCATGGAGCAGCTGCGCATCATGCTCAGCGAGGCCTCCTCGAAGTCCTTCACCACCAGCACCAAGTCCCTGTCCGCCTACAACGGCGGCACCGACGGCATCGAGCTGTCGGACGGCCTCAAGTCCGGTGTCGCCGCGCTGGAGAAGGCCGGGACCAACGTCGTCAACCCGCGCCTGCAGGACTGGTACGTCAAGCTCCAGAAGGAGCAGATCGGCGTCTCCGGTCTCGGCGAGATGATGGCCGGCCGTGCGACCCCCGCCGAGGCGATCAAGAAGATCCAGGGCTACGCGGACGCGGCGGCCAAGGACCAGTCCATCAAGCACTTCAAGCACCAGTGA
- a CDS encoding sugar ABC transporter substrate-binding protein encodes MNTRMRRAAVAVAATAMAVSLAACGSAKESGDKADSGSSAKKGDDLKIGLLLPENATARYEQFDKPIIEKKISELTGGKAKVVYSNAKQDATLQAQQVETMITNKVDALIIDAVDSASIANSVKKAKDAGIPVVAFDRLAEGPIDAYTSFDNEEVGRVQGKALLEALGDNASKGKIVMMNGAITDPNAALFKKGAKSVLDGKVTVGKEYDTKEWKPENANANMEAAITALGKDKIVGVYSANDGMAGGIITALKASGLKTLPPVTGQDAELSGVQRIVAGEQFMSVYKPYAPEGEAAATMAVSLAKGEKIAASVATSTVDSPTTKGVPTYLVPVVSLTKDNIKDTVIEDGVYTAAQICTTQYKAACDAIGLK; translated from the coding sequence ATGAACACGCGTATGCGTCGTGCCGCTGTCGCCGTTGCCGCCACCGCCATGGCGGTCTCGCTTGCCGCTTGTGGGAGCGCCAAGGAGTCCGGTGACAAGGCCGACAGTGGTTCGTCGGCGAAGAAGGGCGACGACCTCAAGATAGGTCTGCTCCTTCCGGAGAACGCCACCGCTCGTTACGAGCAGTTCGACAAGCCGATCATCGAGAAGAAGATCAGCGAGCTCACCGGCGGCAAGGCGAAGGTCGTCTACAGCAACGCCAAGCAGGACGCCACGCTGCAGGCGCAGCAGGTCGAGACCATGATCACCAACAAGGTCGACGCCCTGATCATCGACGCGGTCGACTCCGCCTCGATCGCCAACAGCGTGAAGAAGGCCAAGGACGCGGGCATCCCCGTCGTCGCCTTCGACCGCCTCGCCGAGGGCCCCATCGACGCCTACACCTCGTTCGACAACGAAGAGGTCGGCCGGGTCCAGGGCAAGGCCCTGCTGGAGGCGCTCGGGGACAACGCCTCCAAGGGCAAGATCGTGATGATGAACGGCGCGATCACCGACCCGAACGCCGCACTCTTCAAGAAGGGCGCCAAGTCCGTCCTGGACGGCAAGGTGACCGTCGGCAAGGAGTACGACACCAAGGAGTGGAAGCCGGAGAACGCCAACGCCAACATGGAGGCGGCGATCACGGCTCTCGGCAAGGACAAGATCGTCGGCGTCTACTCCGCCAACGACGGCATGGCCGGCGGTATCATCACCGCCCTCAAGGCCTCCGGCCTGAAGACCCTCCCGCCGGTCACCGGTCAGGACGCCGAGCTCTCGGGTGTTCAGCGCATCGTCGCCGGTGAGCAGTTCATGAGCGTCTACAAGCCGTACGCCCCGGAGGGTGAGGCCGCCGCCACCATGGCCGTCTCGCTGGCCAAGGGCGAGAAGATCGCCGCGTCGGTCGCCACCTCCACGGTGGACAGCCCCACCACCAAGGGTGTCCCGACCTACCTCGTCCCGGTCGTCTCGCTGACCAAGGACAACATCAAGGACACGGTCATCGAGGACGGCGTCTACACCGCCGCCCAGATCTGCACCACCCAGTACAAGGCCGCCTGCGACGCGATCGGCCTGAAGTAG
- a CDS encoding carbohydrate ABC transporter permease: MKTTDTPPALREEARVPGQRSTGDGSAGTSRAKRGEGHVLNVFSHGVLVIWAILVILPLFWAVMSAFKSDKAIFNSPWALPDSLSFDAWGRAWNQAHMSEYFLNTVLVVGGSLIGTLVLGSMAAYVLARFDFPGNRFIYYLFVGGMSFPVMLALVPLFYVMDNMGLLNTIHGLILVYIAYSLPFTVFFLTSFFRTLPTSVAEAALIDGASHTRTFFQVMLPMARPGLISVGIFNFLGQWNQYMLPTVLNTDPDKRVLAQGLVELSTSQGYKGDYSGLFAGLVIAMLPVLAAYIVFQRQVVAGLTAGALK; the protein is encoded by the coding sequence ATGAAGACCACTGACACCCCGCCCGCCCTCCGCGAGGAGGCCCGAGTCCCCGGTCAGCGGAGCACCGGGGACGGCTCCGCGGGCACGTCCCGGGCGAAGCGCGGCGAGGGACACGTCCTCAACGTGTTCTCGCACGGTGTGCTCGTCATCTGGGCGATCCTGGTGATCCTGCCGCTGTTCTGGGCCGTGATGTCCGCCTTCAAGTCGGACAAGGCCATCTTCAACTCCCCGTGGGCGCTGCCCGACTCCCTGAGCTTCGACGCCTGGGGACGGGCCTGGAACCAGGCGCACATGAGCGAGTACTTCCTCAACACCGTTCTGGTGGTCGGGGGATCGCTCATCGGCACGCTGGTGCTGGGTTCGATGGCCGCGTACGTACTGGCCCGGTTCGACTTCCCCGGCAACCGGTTCATCTACTACCTGTTCGTCGGCGGCATGAGCTTCCCGGTCATGCTGGCCCTGGTCCCGCTGTTCTACGTCATGGACAACATGGGACTGCTGAACACGATCCACGGCCTGATCCTCGTGTACATCGCGTACTCGCTGCCGTTCACCGTGTTCTTCCTGACCTCGTTCTTCCGCACCCTGCCGACCTCGGTCGCGGAGGCGGCGCTGATCGACGGCGCCTCGCACACCCGGACCTTCTTCCAGGTGATGCTGCCGATGGCGAGGCCGGGGCTGATCAGCGTCGGGATCTTCAACTTCCTCGGGCAGTGGAACCAGTACATGCTGCCCACGGTGCTGAACACCGACCCGGACAAGCGGGTGCTCGCGCAGGGTCTGGTGGAGCTCTCCACCAGCCAGGGGTACAAGGGGGACTACTCCGGGCTCTTCGCCGGACTCGTCATCGCCATGCTGCCCGTCCTCGCCGCGTACATCGTCTTCCAGCGCCAGGTGGTGGCCGGCCTCACCGCCGGAGCGCTCAAGTAG
- the dxs gene encoding 1-deoxy-D-xylulose-5-phosphate synthase: MDLLTRIEGPRDLDRLSLDQLEQLAGEIRTFLVDAVSKTGGHLGPNLGVVELTIALHRVFESPRDKVLFDTGHQSYVHKLLTGRQDFSRLKSKGGLSGYPSRAESEHDVIENSHASTVLGWADGLAKANEVLRKDDHVVAVIGDGALTGGMAWEALNNIAAAKDRPLVIVVNDNERSYAPTIGGLANHLATLRTTDGYERFLARGKDLLERTPVVGRPLYETLHGAKKGLKDFIAPQGMFEDLGLKYVGPIDGHDIEALESALLRAKRFGGPVIVHCITEKGRGYTPALQDEADRFHAVGKIHPDTGLPISTSGLDWTSVFGEEMVKLGREREDIVAITAAMLQPVGLGKFEEAFPDRIYDVGIAEQHGAVSAAGLATGGLHPVFAVYATFLNRAFDQVLMDVALHKCGVTFVLDRAGITGTDGASHNGMWDMSILQCVPGLRIAAPRDADQVRAQLREAVDVDDAPTVVRFSKGAVGPAVKAVGTVGGMDLLRVPDTDRPDVLLVSVGALAPMCLEIADLLDAQGISTTVVDPRWVKPVDEAMAPLADRHRVVVTVEDNSRVGGVGSAVAQALRDAGVDLPLRDFGIPPVFLDHASRNEVMAEIGLTAPDIARQVTGLVAKLDGRYETRDAEHARD, from the coding sequence GTGGACCTGCTGACCCGCATCGAGGGACCGCGCGACCTGGACCGGCTCAGCCTCGACCAGCTGGAACAGCTCGCCGGGGAGATCCGTACGTTCCTGGTCGACGCCGTGTCCAAGACCGGTGGACACCTGGGCCCCAACCTGGGCGTGGTCGAGCTGACCATCGCCCTCCACCGGGTCTTCGAGTCGCCCCGCGACAAGGTCCTCTTCGACACCGGCCACCAGAGCTACGTGCACAAGCTCCTCACGGGCCGCCAGGACTTCTCCCGGCTCAAGAGCAAGGGCGGCCTGTCGGGGTACCCCTCGCGCGCCGAGTCCGAGCACGACGTGATCGAGAACTCGCACGCCTCCACCGTCCTCGGCTGGGCCGACGGCCTCGCCAAGGCCAACGAGGTGCTGCGCAAGGACGACCACGTCGTCGCCGTCATCGGCGACGGAGCCCTCACCGGCGGCATGGCCTGGGAGGCGCTCAACAACATCGCCGCCGCCAAGGACCGCCCGCTCGTCATCGTCGTCAACGACAACGAGCGCTCCTACGCGCCCACCATCGGCGGCCTCGCCAACCACCTCGCCACCCTGCGCACCACGGACGGCTACGAGCGCTTCCTCGCCCGCGGCAAGGACCTCCTGGAGCGCACCCCCGTCGTCGGCCGGCCGCTCTACGAGACGCTGCACGGCGCGAAGAAGGGCCTCAAGGACTTCATCGCACCGCAGGGCATGTTCGAGGACCTGGGCCTGAAGTACGTCGGCCCCATCGACGGCCACGACATCGAGGCACTGGAGTCCGCGCTGCTGCGGGCCAAGCGCTTCGGCGGACCGGTCATCGTCCACTGCATCACCGAGAAGGGCCGCGGCTACACCCCCGCCCTCCAGGACGAGGCCGACCGCTTCCACGCCGTCGGCAAGATCCACCCCGACACCGGGCTGCCCATCTCCACCTCCGGCCTCGACTGGACCTCCGTCTTCGGCGAGGAGATGGTCAAGCTCGGCCGGGAGCGCGAGGACATCGTCGCGATCACCGCCGCCATGCTCCAGCCGGTCGGCCTCGGCAAGTTCGAGGAAGCCTTCCCCGACCGGATCTACGACGTCGGCATCGCCGAGCAGCACGGCGCGGTCTCCGCCGCCGGCCTCGCCACCGGCGGACTGCACCCCGTCTTCGCGGTGTACGCCACCTTCCTCAACCGCGCCTTCGACCAGGTCCTGATGGACGTCGCCCTGCACAAGTGCGGCGTCACCTTCGTCCTGGACCGGGCCGGCATCACCGGCACCGACGGCGCCTCGCACAACGGCATGTGGGACATGTCGATCCTCCAGTGCGTGCCGGGGCTGCGGATCGCCGCCCCGCGCGACGCCGACCAGGTCCGCGCCCAGCTGCGCGAGGCCGTCGACGTCGACGACGCGCCCACCGTGGTCCGCTTCTCCAAGGGCGCGGTCGGCCCGGCCGTCAAGGCGGTCGGCACCGTCGGCGGCATGGACCTGCTGCGCGTCCCCGACACCGACCGGCCGGACGTGCTGCTGGTCTCGGTCGGCGCGCTCGCCCCCATGTGCCTGGAGATCGCCGACCTGCTCGACGCCCAGGGCATCTCCACCACCGTGGTCGACCCGCGCTGGGTCAAGCCGGTCGACGAGGCCATGGCCCCGCTCGCCGACCGCCACCGGGTCGTCGTCACCGTCGAGGACAACAGCCGCGTCGGAGGCGTCGGCTCCGCCGTCGCCCAGGCGCTCCGTGACGCGGGTGTCGACCTGCCGCTGCGCGACTTCGGCATCCCGCCGGTCTTCCTCGACCACGCCTCGCGCAACGAGGTCATGGCCGAGATCGGCCTCACCGCCCCGGACATCGCCCGCCAGGTCACCGGGCTCGTCGCCAAGCTCGACGGCCGCTACGAGACCCGCGACGCGGAGCACGCCCGCGACTGA